In one Streptomyces sp. T12 genomic region, the following are encoded:
- a CDS encoding MMPL family transporter, translated as MTETQEHRRTPSGQRGIAHLVCGRRAKWVVLVLWLAVLFLTAPFAQKLTDAQDNDAASWLPGSAESTQVLEISENFRPEQIPAVVVYARDGGLTAQDRAAITADVAELKQLTDHGIRGAETRGPVFDREVDPRAAQVQVPITMDEQGWERIAPAVDSIRDVVGEGGGALTVHITGPGGTSADFAEAFEGIDSTLLVSAMAVVIVMLLITYRSPTLLLVPLIAVIVALFTAQALIYLLAEHGGLTVNGQSAGILTVLVFGAGTDYALLLVARYREELRRHEDRHEAMALALHRAGPAVIASGATVVLSMLVLLTAEMNSTRGLGPVAAIGVAVGLLAMLTLFPALLVICGRWIFWPVIPHLGTENPDERGVWARMGRRIAHRPRMVWAVTAIALAICSLGLIQLRAEGLSNADAFTEKPDSITGQEVSEQYFPAGSGDPLVIVSNQAQAVQVGRAVAGTRGVVPDSLGLPPGTKPSYDGKVLFEATMTDPADSEAAKQTVERVRDAVHAVPDADAQVGGGTAALLDMDKATTHDNILIIPLVLVVVLLILCALLRALIAPLLLIGTVILSFAAALGISALAFRHLFDYAGESTDFPLFVFVFLVALGIDYNIFLTTRIREEATHQGTRPGVVTGLAATGAVITSAGLVLAGTFAALGTLPMVAFAEIGFAVALGVLLDTFIVRSVLVTSLFLDVGPKVWWPHRLAREDGGTAAVPKAEEGTAPSSPSGV; from the coding sequence ATGACGGAGACCCAGGAGCACCGGCGGACGCCGTCGGGACAGCGGGGCATCGCGCATCTGGTCTGCGGGCGACGCGCCAAGTGGGTGGTGCTCGTCCTGTGGCTGGCGGTGCTGTTCCTGACGGCGCCGTTCGCCCAGAAGCTGACCGACGCGCAGGACAACGACGCGGCCTCCTGGCTGCCGGGATCGGCGGAATCCACTCAAGTCCTGGAGATCTCCGAGAACTTCAGGCCGGAGCAGATCCCCGCGGTCGTCGTCTACGCCCGTGACGGCGGCCTGACGGCACAGGACCGGGCGGCGATCACCGCGGACGTGGCCGAGCTGAAGCAGCTCACCGACCACGGCATACGGGGCGCCGAGACCCGGGGGCCGGTCTTCGACCGCGAGGTGGACCCGCGCGCGGCCCAGGTCCAGGTCCCGATCACCATGGACGAGCAGGGCTGGGAGCGCATCGCGCCCGCCGTCGACTCCATCCGGGACGTCGTCGGCGAGGGCGGCGGCGCGCTGACCGTGCACATCACGGGTCCGGGCGGCACGTCCGCGGACTTCGCGGAGGCCTTCGAGGGCATCGACTCCACGCTGCTGGTGTCGGCGATGGCTGTCGTCATCGTCATGCTCCTGATCACCTACCGCAGCCCGACCCTGCTCCTGGTCCCCCTCATCGCCGTGATCGTCGCCCTGTTCACCGCACAGGCCCTCATCTATCTCCTGGCGGAACACGGGGGCCTGACGGTCAACGGCCAGAGCGCCGGCATCCTCACGGTGCTGGTCTTCGGGGCAGGCACGGACTACGCCCTCCTGCTCGTCGCCCGCTACCGGGAGGAACTGCGCCGCCACGAGGACCGCCACGAGGCGATGGCCCTGGCCCTGCACCGCGCGGGCCCGGCGGTGATCGCCTCCGGCGCGACCGTCGTCCTGAGCATGCTGGTGCTGCTGACAGCCGAGATGAACTCGACGAGAGGCCTTGGCCCGGTGGCCGCGATCGGCGTAGCGGTGGGCCTCCTGGCCATGCTGACCCTGTTCCCCGCCCTCCTCGTCATCTGCGGCCGCTGGATCTTCTGGCCGGTGATCCCGCACCTGGGTACGGAGAACCCGGACGAGCGAGGCGTCTGGGCCCGCATGGGCCGACGTATCGCCCACCGCCCGCGCATGGTCTGGGCCGTCACGGCCATCGCCCTGGCGATCTGCTCCCTCGGCCTGATCCAACTGCGCGCCGAGGGGCTGAGCAATGCCGACGCGTTCACCGAGAAACCCGACTCGATCACCGGCCAGGAGGTCTCCGAGCAGTACTTCCCGGCCGGCAGCGGCGACCCCCTGGTCATCGTCAGCAACCAGGCACAGGCCGTGCAGGTGGGCCGCGCGGTGGCCGGGACACGGGGCGTCGTCCCCGACTCGCTGGGCCTCCCCCCGGGCACGAAACCGTCGTACGACGGCAAGGTGCTCTTCGAGGCGACCATGACGGACCCCGCCGACAGCGAGGCCGCGAAACAGACCGTCGAACGGGTCCGCGACGCCGTCCACGCGGTGCCGGACGCGGACGCTCAGGTGGGCGGCGGCACGGCAGCCCTGCTGGACATGGACAAAGCAACGACCCACGACAACATACTGATCATCCCGCTGGTCCTGGTCGTGGTCCTGCTGATCCTCTGCGCCCTGCTCCGCGCACTGATCGCCCCACTCCTGCTGATCGGCACGGTCATCCTGTCGTTCGCCGCCGCGCTGGGCATCAGCGCCCTGGCCTTCCGCCACCTCTTCGACTACGCGGGCGAGTCGACCGACTTCCCGCTGTTCGTCTTCGTCTTCCTGGTGGCGCTGGGCATCGACTACAACATCTTCCTCACGACCCGCATCCGCGAGGAGGCGACCCACCAGGGCACCCGCCCCGGCGTCGTCACCGGCCTCGCCGCCACCGGCGCCGTCATCACCTCGGCCGGCCTGGTCCTCGCCGGCACCTTCGCCGCCCTGGGCACCCTCCCCATGGTCGCCTTCGCCGAAATCGGCTTCGCGGTGGCGCTGGGCGTCCTCCTGGACACCTTCATCGTGCGCTCGGTCCTGGTGACGTCCCTGTTCCTGGACGTGGGCCCGAAGGTGTGGTGGCCGCATCGGCTGGCGCGGGAGGACGGGGGGACGGCGGCAGTTCCGAAGGCGGAGGAGGGGACGGCACCATCCAGCCCGTCCGGCGTTTGA
- a CDS encoding RsmB/NOP family class I SAM-dependent RNA methyltransferase, whose translation MSDTSRRPSKPGKPYRRPKKDPVRVLAFEALRAVDERDAYANLVLPPLLRKAREKGDFDGRDAALATELVYGTLRRQGTYDAVISACVDRPLREVDPPVLDVLSLGVHQLLGTRIPPHAAVSASVELARVVLGDGRAKFVNAVLRKVAQDDLDGWIQRVAPPYDDDPEDHLSVVHSHPRWVVSALWDSLGGGRAGIERLLEADNERPEVTLVARPGRATTEELLGAEAAVPGRWSPYAVRLAEGGEPGAIEAVREGRAGVQDEGSQLVALALANAPLDGPDERWLDGCAGPGGKAALLGALAAERGAMLLASEKQPHRAGLVAKALEGNPGPYQVIAADGTRPAWRDGSFDRVLMDVPCTGLGALRRRPEARWRRRPEDLEGFAPLQRGLLQTALDSVRVGGVVGYATCSPHLAETRAVVDDVLKQRADGELIDARALFAGVPELGEGPDVQLWPHLHGTDAMYLALIRKVGPVG comes from the coding sequence GTGAGCGACACCTCCCGTCGGCCCAGCAAACCCGGCAAGCCCTACCGACGGCCCAAGAAGGACCCCGTCCGCGTACTCGCCTTCGAGGCGCTGCGTGCCGTGGACGAGCGGGACGCGTATGCCAACCTCGTGCTGCCGCCGTTGCTGCGCAAGGCGCGGGAGAAGGGCGACTTCGACGGTCGGGACGCCGCGCTCGCCACCGAGCTCGTGTACGGGACGCTGCGCCGGCAGGGGACGTACGACGCGGTCATCTCCGCGTGTGTGGACCGGCCGTTGCGTGAGGTCGACCCGCCGGTGCTCGATGTGCTCAGCCTGGGTGTGCATCAGCTGCTCGGGACGCGGATTCCGCCGCATGCCGCCGTGTCCGCGTCCGTGGAACTCGCGCGTGTCGTTCTCGGCGACGGGCGGGCCAAGTTTGTCAACGCCGTGCTGCGGAAAGTCGCGCAGGACGATCTCGACGGGTGGATCCAGCGGGTCGCTCCGCCTTACGACGACGATCCCGAGGACCATCTCTCCGTCGTGCACTCGCATCCGCGCTGGGTCGTCTCGGCGCTGTGGGACTCGCTCGGTGGCGGGCGGGCCGGAATCGAGCGGTTGCTGGAGGCCGACAACGAGCGGCCCGAGGTGACGCTGGTCGCGCGGCCCGGGCGGGCCACGACCGAAGAGCTGCTCGGTGCGGAGGCAGCTGTTCCGGGGCGTTGGTCGCCGTATGCCGTGCGGCTGGCCGAGGGCGGGGAGCCCGGTGCGATCGAGGCCGTACGGGAAGGGCGGGCGGGGGTGCAGGACGAGGGGAGTCAGCTGGTTGCCCTGGCCCTTGCCAACGCTCCCCTCGACGGGCCCGATGAGCGGTGGCTCGACGGGTGTGCCGGGCCCGGCGGCAAGGCAGCGCTGCTCGGGGCGTTGGCCGCCGAGCGGGGGGCCATGCTGCTCGCCTCCGAGAAGCAGCCGCATCGGGCGGGGCTCGTGGCCAAGGCGCTGGAGGGCAACCCGGGGCCGTACCAGGTCATCGCTGCGGATGGGACGCGGCCTGCGTGGCGGGACGGGAGTTTTGACCGGGTGCTGATGGATGTTCCGTGCACCGGGCTGGGGGCGTTGCGGCGGCGGCCGGAGGCGCGGTGGCGGCGGCGGCCGGAGGACCTGGAGGGGTTTGCGCCTCTGCAGCGGGGGTTGTTGCAGACCGCTCTTGATTCCGTGCGGGTCGGTGGAGTTGTCGGGTACGCCACGTGTTCGCCGCATCTTGCCGAGACGCGGGCGGTTGTCGATGACGTGTTGAAGCAGCGGGCTGATGGTGAGCTGATCGATGCTCGGGCCTTGTTCGCCGGGGTGCCGGAGTTGGGGGAGGGGCCTGATGTGCAGTTGTGGCCTCATCTGCATGGGACGGATGCGATGTACTTGGCGCTGATTCGGAAGGTGGGCCCGGTGGGCTGA
- the fmt gene encoding methionyl-tRNA formyltransferase: MKLVFAGTPEVAVPALDALIASGRHEVAAVVTRPDAPAGRGRRLVASPVAERAVEAGIEVLKPAKPRDPEFLERLREIAPDCCPVVAYGALLPRVALDIPAHGWVNLHFSLLPAWRGAAPVQHAIMAGDEITGASTFLIEEGLDSGPVYGTVTEEVRATDTSGDLLTRLAFAGAGLLAATMDGIEDGTLKAVPQPSEGVTLAPKVNVEDAHIDWSAPSLRVDRVVRGCTPAPGAWTVFRGERLKLIQVQPVPGRDDLAPGALSVGKNNVYVGTGSYAVELLWVQAQGKKPMRAADWARGVRIGDGESLGA; encoded by the coding sequence ATGAAGCTTGTCTTCGCCGGTACCCCCGAGGTCGCCGTACCCGCTCTGGACGCTCTGATCGCCTCCGGGCGGCACGAGGTGGCCGCCGTCGTCACGCGGCCCGACGCGCCGGCCGGACGCGGGCGCAGGCTGGTGGCGAGTCCGGTGGCCGAGCGGGCCGTGGAGGCCGGGATCGAGGTGCTCAAGCCCGCCAAGCCGCGCGACCCCGAGTTCCTGGAGCGGCTCAGGGAGATCGCGCCCGACTGCTGTCCGGTCGTCGCCTACGGCGCCCTGCTGCCGCGCGTCGCCCTCGACATCCCGGCCCACGGCTGGGTCAACCTGCACTTCTCGCTGCTGCCCGCCTGGCGTGGGGCCGCGCCCGTGCAGCACGCCATCATGGCGGGCGACGAGATCACCGGGGCCTCGACCTTCCTCATCGAGGAAGGGCTCGACTCCGGACCCGTCTACGGCACCGTTACCGAGGAGGTCCGGGCCACCGACACCAGCGGCGATCTGCTGACCCGCCTCGCCTTCGCGGGCGCCGGTCTGCTCGCCGCGACCATGGACGGGATCGAGGACGGCACGCTGAAGGCCGTACCGCAGCCGTCCGAGGGGGTCACTCTCGCACCCAAGGTCAATGTCGAGGACGCCCACATCGACTGGAGCGCTCCCTCCCTGCGCGTCGACCGTGTCGTGCGCGGGTGCACCCCCGCCCCGGGGGCCTGGACCGTCTTCCGTGGCGAGCGGCTCAAGCTCATCCAGGTGCAGCCGGTGCCCGGGCGGGACGATCTCGCCCCCGGTGCGCTCTCCGTCGGGAAGAACAACGTGTACGTCGGGACCGGGTCGTACGCCGTCGAGTTGCTGTGGGTGCAGGCTCAGGGCAAGAAGCCGATGCGGGCGGCGGACTGGGCGCGGGGCGTGCGGATCGGGGACGGGGAGAGCCTCGGGGCCTGA